A single region of the Chryseobacterium sp. 6424 genome encodes:
- the ppk1 gene encoding polyphosphate kinase 1 — protein MATTFNPRDITWLAFNERVLQEAMDANVPLHLRIRFLGIFSNNLDEFFRVRVAGLKRAMDFKEKFITESFYQPPTKILQNINEIVIRQQLNFDKTWRKIQIEMAAENIFIKTANNLTETQKKFVRQYFDETVESNVIPILLHENAPMPYLRDKSLYMGIAMRRKDVQYASNYAIIEIPSRAVGRFVLLPTENQEKNVMLLEEVIAFNLPHIFSYFGYDEFVAHCFKVTKDAEFDLDNDIKTTLAEKIEKGIKSRRKGKPTRFVFDREMDKALLEFLIRKLNLTKRDSIIPGGKIHNFRHFMDFPEVFKDDATPEERTSFEHPKFLQQRVTDVIQQTDVLLTFPYHRFTPVIDLLREAAMDPEVKSIQITAYRLASQSKIANALINAVRNGKEVTVMLELRARFDEESNLVWKDLLEQEGVKVLVGIPNKKVHAKLCIIKKRSQNKTIQYGFVSTGNFNEKTAKIYGDHLLMTSDRGIMADINKVFHVLRKPKNDFLPTLKSCKNLLLCPQFMREKITQHIELEIAEAKANRRAEIIIKVNSLSDRDLITKLYAAAEAGVTVKLIVRGIYCAVNQKNFKKKIHAISIVDEYLEHARVMYFYNKGHEDLYISSADWMTRNLDHRIEAAVKITQKNLKKEIRDMLDIQLSDNVKARILDKKLRNEYVKTDGPELRSQVATYHYLKNLGNPA, from the coding sequence ATGGCAACAACTTTCAACCCACGGGATATTACTTGGCTGGCCTTCAACGAACGTGTGCTGCAGGAAGCGATGGACGCCAATGTACCGCTGCATCTTCGTATCAGATTTCTTGGGATCTTCTCGAACAACCTCGATGAGTTCTTTCGAGTGCGGGTGGCCGGGCTTAAACGTGCGATGGATTTCAAGGAAAAATTCATCACCGAATCCTTTTATCAGCCACCTACAAAAATCCTTCAGAACATCAATGAGATTGTCATCCGACAGCAACTGAATTTCGATAAAACCTGGCGAAAGATTCAGATTGAAATGGCAGCCGAAAACATCTTCATAAAAACAGCCAACAATCTTACAGAAACACAGAAAAAATTTGTCCGCCAATATTTTGATGAAACGGTAGAGAGTAACGTGATCCCTATTTTGCTTCATGAAAACGCGCCGATGCCTTATCTTCGCGATAAGTCGCTTTATATGGGAATCGCGATGCGGCGTAAAGACGTGCAGTACGCCAGTAATTATGCCATCATCGAGATCCCTTCGCGTGCAGTGGGCCGTTTTGTACTGCTCCCTACCGAAAACCAGGAGAAAAATGTAATGTTGCTGGAAGAAGTGATTGCCTTTAACCTGCCACATATTTTTTCATATTTCGGGTATGATGAGTTCGTGGCGCACTGCTTCAAAGTGACTAAAGATGCCGAATTTGACCTTGATAATGATATTAAAACTACACTCGCCGAAAAAATAGAAAAAGGCATCAAGTCCCGCCGTAAAGGGAAACCTACGCGTTTCGTCTTCGATCGTGAGATGGATAAGGCATTGCTGGAGTTCCTCATCCGGAAGCTCAATCTTACGAAAAGAGACAGCATTATACCCGGTGGCAAAATTCATAATTTCCGGCATTTCATGGATTTCCCTGAGGTCTTCAAAGATGATGCAACTCCCGAAGAAAGAACCTCGTTTGAACACCCCAAATTTCTTCAACAAAGAGTCACCGATGTCATTCAACAGACTGATGTGCTGCTTACCTTCCCCTATCACCGTTTCACGCCGGTCATCGATTTGCTGCGCGAAGCGGCCATGGACCCCGAGGTAAAATCCATACAAATTACCGCCTACCGCCTTGCCAGCCAGTCAAAGATTGCAAACGCGCTCATCAACGCGGTTCGTAACGGGAAAGAAGTAACTGTAATGCTGGAACTTCGTGCGCGGTTTGACGAGGAAAGCAACCTGGTCTGGAAAGACCTGCTGGAGCAGGAAGGCGTAAAAGTGCTGGTCGGCATCCCGAATAAAAAAGTACACGCCAAACTTTGCATCATCAAGAAGCGCTCGCAAAACAAAACCATACAGTACGGCTTTGTAAGTACCGGCAACTTTAATGAAAAAACAGCCAAAATCTATGGCGATCACTTATTGATGACATCAGACCGTGGCATCATGGCAGATATCAATAAAGTCTTTCACGTTTTACGCAAGCCTAAAAACGATTTTCTGCCCACCCTGAAATCCTGTAAAAACCTGTTGCTGTGCCCACAGTTTATGCGCGAAAAAATCACGCAGCATATTGAGCTTGAAATTGCGGAAGCCAAAGCAAACCGAAGAGCGGAAATCATTATTAAAGTAAACTCGCTGAGTGACCGCGATCTTATCACCAAACTATATGCAGCCGCTGAGGCCGGTGTGACAGTGAAACTTATTGTACGTGGGATCTACTGCGCCGTGAACCAAAAGAACTTCAAGAAAAAAATCCACGCCATCAGTATCGTAGATGAATATCTGGAACATGCGCGTGTGATGTATTTCTACAACAAAGGCCATGAAGACCTCTACATTTCTTCAGCCGACTGGATGACGCGGAACCTTGACCACCGCATTGAAGCCGCCGTTAAAATCACCCAGAAAAACCTAAAGAAAGAAATCAGGGACATGCTTGACATTCAGCTAAGTGACAATGTGAAAGCACGCATCCTTGATAAAAAGCTCCGGAACGAATATGTGAAGACCGACGGCCCCGAGTTACGCTCCCAGGTCGCTACCTATCATTATCTGAAAAACCTCGGTAATCCTGCATAA
- a CDS encoding TonB-dependent receptor plug domain-containing protein, which translates to MRKKLFFVGAMLVVSSNIFAQQEQESTIDEVTIASKTRQQLYKTGKNVQLITAKDLEKQQGKSLTEVLNQVAGFHTVGNYGNSPEPKALKIRGGKSANILILLDGIPLKDVTGNDYTLSDLRLLALENIESIEILNGASSVLYGSNATVSVINIKTKHTSVKSIEGILSARAGSFSTFGQNALIKGRWKQFGYQVSGFNEKSEGISSAAGKDFEKDGFEKQNFNAQVGYLGEALQANISAGWQHHLFDYDGGAFTDAEYRSDDRQHYVSANAGYRYKNGEITFNARFSGNERLGESWVNNRYEDQFSYTGRNFFAELFNNYRFSEFASITAGVQYEDQRMGAKSLPWGGSGLHDDLFIDDTTFHHFDVFANLQLSYKSLHADAGVRMTENSKFGNYWVYSLNPYLLKETSELFFKAGYSYSTAFIAPTLYQTYGSLPYVLPNFELTPETNSAHEINLSAGKKDRSLSITASLFYRDEQDAFAYETVDYTTYAGQFRNIAQNSAKGFEIGADYQPVRQLRFGGNFSFTEKEENTTMLRQPKQRVNSYLDLQLLKNTQILLNHQFVSSRTDSYYDGSTFSVKEVTLEPYHVFSLNVQQKIRPHVEAYLHVGNLFNERYVDIVGYRVKPRHYTFGVNYRF; encoded by the coding sequence ATGAGAAAGAAATTATTTTTTGTGGGTGCGATGCTTGTCGTAAGTTCAAACATTTTCGCCCAGCAGGAGCAAGAATCCACCATTGATGAAGTCACCATTGCTTCAAAAACACGCCAACAACTCTACAAAACCGGCAAAAATGTACAGTTGATCACCGCAAAAGACCTCGAGAAACAGCAGGGAAAATCGCTTACAGAAGTATTAAACCAAGTCGCAGGTTTTCATACCGTAGGAAACTATGGCAATTCTCCCGAACCGAAGGCCCTGAAGATCCGTGGCGGGAAAAGTGCCAACATCTTGATCTTGCTTGATGGGATTCCGCTGAAAGATGTTACAGGAAACGATTATACGCTATCAGACCTGCGCCTGCTGGCTTTAGAAAACATCGAAAGCATCGAAATACTAAACGGGGCCTCTTCGGTACTGTATGGCAGCAACGCGACTGTGTCGGTCATTAACATCAAAACAAAACATACTTCAGTTAAAAGTATAGAAGGAATTTTATCCGCGCGCGCCGGCTCCTTTTCCACTTTCGGACAAAATGCGTTGATAAAAGGCAGGTGGAAGCAGTTCGGTTATCAGGTGTCCGGTTTTAATGAAAAATCCGAAGGTATTTCTTCAGCCGCAGGAAAAGATTTCGAGAAAGACGGTTTTGAAAAACAGAATTTTAACGCCCAGGTGGGTTATTTAGGCGAGGCCCTGCAGGCCAACATCAGCGCTGGCTGGCAGCATCACCTTTTCGATTATGATGGTGGCGCTTTTACCGACGCAGAATACCGATCCGACGACCGGCAACACTACGTTAGCGCGAATGCCGGCTATCGTTATAAAAACGGCGAAATTACGTTTAACGCACGCTTTTCGGGCAATGAAAGACTGGGTGAGAGCTGGGTAAACAACCGCTATGAAGATCAGTTCTCCTACACCGGAAGAAACTTCTTTGCGGAACTGTTTAACAATTACCGATTTTCAGAATTCGCCAGCATCACCGCCGGTGTACAGTATGAAGACCAAAGGATGGGCGCAAAATCGCTACCGTGGGGCGGATCTGGGCTGCATGATGATTTATTCATAGATGACACTACGTTTCATCATTTCGATGTGTTTGCCAACCTGCAACTCAGTTACAAATCATTACACGCTGATGCAGGCGTTCGAATGACTGAAAACTCTAAATTTGGCAATTACTGGGTGTACAGCCTAAACCCATATTTACTGAAGGAAACATCGGAACTGTTTTTTAAAGCTGGCTATTCTTATTCTACCGCATTTATTGCACCGACGCTGTATCAAACTTACGGTTCGCTTCCTTATGTTCTGCCGAATTTCGAACTTACCCCAGAAACAAACAGCGCGCATGAAATCAACCTCAGCGCCGGTAAGAAAGACAGAAGTCTAAGCATCACTGCCAGCCTTTTCTATCGTGATGAACAAGATGCATTTGCCTATGAAACAGTAGATTACACCACTTATGCCGGCCAGTTCAGAAATATCGCGCAAAATTCCGCCAAAGGTTTCGAGATTGGTGCGGACTATCAACCTGTGAGACAGCTTCGTTTTGGAGGAAACTTCAGCTTTACTGAAAAAGAGGAAAATACGACGATGCTAAGACAGCCTAAACAGCGCGTGAATTCGTATCTTGATCTTCAACTTTTGAAAAATACGCAGATATTACTGAACCATCAGTTTGTCTCCTCCCGCACAGATTCTTACTATGACGGATCTACATTCAGTGTGAAAGAAGTTACTTTAGAGCCCTACCATGTATTCAGCCTGAATGTACAACAAAAAATACGGCCACATGTGGAAGCCTATTTACATGTCGGCAACCTGTTTAATGAGCGGTATGTGGATATAGTGGGTTACCGCGTGAAGCCACGCCATTATACTTTTGGCGTTAATTACCGATTTTGA
- a CDS encoding CCA tRNA nucleotidyltransferase: protein MMINLSQNRNLKLFKLISGIAAQHNQSVYIVGGYVRDLLMKRQAPTDIDFVTEGNGITLAQAVAKEINPNQKVSVFRNYGTAMFRHHGLDLEFVGARKESYAENSRKPSVETGSLEDDQKRRDFTINALAISLNQDAFGELIDPFGGITDIQNKILRTPLEPSQTYSDDPLRMMRAIRFAATLNFSIEDRSLQAIKKEAARISIVSMERVMVEFNKMMLSEKPSIGLKLMEQTGLLQLIIPELTALRGIEEVEGQTHKDNFWHTLEVVDNISRNTDKLWLRWAALLHDIGKAPTKKFVEGTGWTFHGHEFLGSKMVKQLFQRLKLPLGYDLRYVQKMVKLSSRPIALIDDGTSDAALRRLLFDAGEDLEDLFTLCKADITTKNSHKQAKFKKNFEYVALKIKEVEEKDHIRNFQPPISGEEIMGLFNLKPGREIGILKEKVKEAILEGEIANDKTEARTFVIREAATLGLEPSP from the coding sequence ATGATGATCAATCTTTCCCAAAATAGAAATCTAAAACTCTTTAAACTCATATCTGGCATTGCAGCGCAACATAACCAATCGGTCTACATCGTTGGCGGATATGTAAGGGATTTGCTGATGAAAAGGCAGGCACCCACGGATATCGATTTTGTTACCGAAGGCAACGGTATCACCTTGGCACAGGCAGTCGCGAAAGAAATTAACCCAAACCAAAAAGTGTCGGTATTCAGAAATTACGGTACAGCGATGTTCCGCCATCACGGTCTCGATCTCGAGTTTGTAGGGGCACGGAAAGAAAGTTATGCCGAAAATTCACGCAAGCCCTCCGTTGAAACAGGAAGTCTGGAGGATGACCAGAAACGTCGTGATTTTACCATCAATGCACTTGCGATTTCTCTTAATCAAGATGCCTTTGGTGAACTGATAGATCCGTTTGGTGGCATAACTGATATACAGAACAAGATTTTACGCACACCGCTTGAGCCCAGCCAGACGTATTCTGATGATCCGCTGCGGATGATGCGCGCGATACGTTTTGCCGCTACTTTGAATTTCAGTATTGAAGATCGTTCTCTACAGGCCATTAAGAAAGAAGCCGCAAGAATCTCGATTGTATCCATGGAGCGGGTGATGGTTGAATTTAACAAAATGATGCTGTCTGAAAAGCCTTCCATAGGTCTGAAATTGATGGAACAAACAGGTCTGTTACAACTTATCATTCCTGAGTTAACTGCACTGCGCGGCATAGAGGAAGTGGAAGGGCAAACACACAAAGATAACTTTTGGCACACGCTGGAAGTCGTAGATAACATCTCACGGAACACCGATAAGCTGTGGCTACGCTGGGCCGCGTTACTTCATGATATAGGCAAAGCACCCACTAAAAAATTTGTTGAAGGTACAGGCTGGACTTTTCATGGGCATGAGTTTTTAGGCTCAAAAATGGTAAAACAATTGTTTCAGAGGCTTAAACTTCCATTGGGGTATGATCTTAGGTATGTGCAGAAAATGGTGAAACTTTCATCACGTCCCATCGCATTGATTGATGACGGAACATCTGATGCGGCCTTGCGCCGTCTGCTCTTCGATGCCGGTGAGGATTTAGAAGATCTCTTTACCCTTTGCAAAGCAGATATCACAACGAAAAACAGCCATAAACAGGCGAAATTCAAGAAGAATTTTGAATATGTAGCCCTAAAGATAAAGGAGGTGGAAGAGAAAGACCATATCCGAAACTTTCAGCCGCCAATCTCAGGCGAGGAAATCATGGGGCTTTTCAATTTGAAGCCAGGTCGTGAGATCGGGATTTTGAAGGAAAAAGTAAAAGAAGCAATCCTGGAAGGCGAGATCGCAAATGATAAAACCGAAGCCCGAACCTTCGTCATCCGCGAAGCGGCCACGCTGGGGCTTGAACCCTCACCTTAA
- a CDS encoding GtrA family protein: MKTLLLRQKQVILFIIAGALSAVVEIGSFKIFSIYLPTVFPWEYRFYGIHFPLSNIFSTSCGILTNYFLSIWFVFVRGRHSKNREFVYFMGVSFLSTMVSLAFFQIFFGFVFSSHLDLSMIVISREMLSKVSAILLVSVMNYTVKKKIIFNG, from the coding sequence ATGAAGACTCTTCTGCTGCGGCAAAAACAAGTGATCCTTTTCATTATCGCCGGTGCACTGAGCGCGGTGGTGGAGATTGGGTCTTTTAAAATATTCAGTATTTATCTGCCTACTGTATTCCCCTGGGAGTATCGTTTTTATGGCATACATTTCCCGCTGAGCAATATTTTCTCTACCAGTTGTGGTATCCTCACCAATTATTTCCTGAGCATCTGGTTTGTATTCGTACGCGGCCGCCATTCTAAAAACCGGGAGTTCGTGTACTTCATGGGCGTATCATTCCTTTCTACGATGGTAAGCCTGGCCTTTTTCCAGATATTTTTCGGGTTTGTATTCTCCAGTCATCTAGATTTAAGTATGATCGTCATCAGCCGCGAGATGTTGAGTAAAGTTTCGGCCATCTTGCTGGTTTCTGTGATGAATTATACGGTGAAGAAAAAAATTATTTTTAACGGGTAA
- a CDS encoding lysophospholipid acyltransferase family protein, whose translation MTRILNYIWRGWMVILGTVLTLALGIPVLLLSIRKNHYKYAYKVIRLWCYGMFYGMGFRYELIRLTDKKIDPSMQYVFVSNHTSIMDVMLPCILMPHHPLCYVGKKELVKIPVFGIIYKRVCVMVDRSSARSRAEVYRRCAERMEEGQSIVIFPEGGVPDDTSVVLDQFKDGAFILASKHESPLVVFTFTGLKEMFPFDHSKGHPGKVKVYLNDILSPYHSVNELKNEAHMLIKNVLLGQIEKIK comes from the coding sequence ATGACAAGAATCCTGAATTATATATGGCGTGGGTGGATGGTTATTTTGGGAACTGTGCTTACACTGGCGCTGGGAATCCCTGTCCTGTTGCTCTCCATCAGAAAAAATCATTATAAATACGCCTACAAAGTCATCAGACTATGGTGCTACGGGATGTTTTACGGGATGGGTTTCCGCTATGAACTCATACGGCTGACGGATAAAAAAATAGATCCGTCTATGCAGTATGTATTTGTATCTAACCATACATCTATTATGGATGTAATGCTGCCGTGCATATTGATGCCTCATCATCCTTTATGCTACGTGGGGAAAAAAGAACTGGTGAAGATCCCCGTTTTCGGCATCATTTACAAAAGAGTTTGCGTGATGGTGGACCGCAGTTCGGCCAGGAGCCGCGCTGAGGTTTATCGCCGTTGCGCAGAAAGAATGGAGGAAGGCCAAAGCATTGTGATCTTCCCAGAAGGTGGCGTACCCGATGACACTTCGGTGGTGCTGGATCAGTTTAAGGATGGTGCTTTTATTCTTGCCTCCAAACATGAGTCGCCTCTGGTGGTGTTTACATTTACAGGTTTGAAGGAGATGTTCCCTTTCGATCATTCCAAAGGACACCCGGGGAAAGTCAAGGTGTATCTAAACGACATCCTGAGCCCTTACCACAGCGTAAATGAACTGAAAAATGAAGCGCACATGCTGATAAAAAATGTATTACTGGGACAAATTGAGAAAATAAAATAA
- a CDS encoding MFS transporter, with protein MSTNNSKTNWGQFIPLVTVFFFWGFVAASNDILIPVFKKAFNLTQGQSQLVSLAFYIAYTVGSLIYLFISKSLKNDLINRIGYKNGLIYGLLISVVGTLFFIPAANNSSFILMISGLFIIGLGFSLLQIVANPLAIALGPKETGSQRLTLAGGINNFGTTVGPLIVSFAIFGVATAENTEASIESVKLPYLGLGIAFILVALLIKFSKLPQITAVVEEDTADAPDGHHRTSAFQYPQLVLGMIAIFVYVGVEVATASNLPAYMENDLGFETKDIAPYISLYWASLMIGRWGGAVEAFDVKAGTKKILRFLAPYLAFGVFLGVNAIAKHDLSPFYIYGAVILVMIAGDIMSKGNPAKMLLIFSSLGILALLLGMATTGMVSVYAFTSVGLFCSTLWPCIFALAINGLGKHTNQGSSYLIMMIMGGGIVSWLQGVLADMTNIHFSYIIGIVCFAYLAFYAIRVTGILKAQGISLDQIKNESGH; from the coding sequence ATGTCAACAAACAATTCTAAAACCAATTGGGGCCAGTTTATCCCTTTGGTAACGGTGTTTTTTTTCTGGGGATTTGTTGCGGCGAGCAACGATATCTTGATACCTGTTTTCAAAAAAGCATTTAATCTCACCCAAGGACAAAGCCAGTTAGTCTCACTCGCTTTTTACATTGCCTACACCGTAGGTTCCCTGATATATTTATTCATATCCAAATCTTTAAAGAACGATTTAATCAACCGAATTGGTTATAAAAACGGCTTGATATACGGCTTACTTATCTCCGTAGTGGGTACGTTATTCTTTATCCCAGCGGCTAATAACAGTTCCTTTATACTCATGATCAGCGGGTTGTTTATTATTGGTTTAGGATTTTCTCTTTTACAGATCGTCGCAAATCCTCTGGCCATTGCTTTAGGACCTAAAGAAACCGGTTCGCAACGACTTACACTTGCAGGCGGGATCAATAATTTTGGAACAACCGTAGGACCACTGATTGTTTCTTTTGCCATTTTTGGTGTAGCGACCGCGGAAAATACAGAAGCCAGCATCGAAAGCGTAAAACTCCCATATTTAGGACTTGGTATCGCCTTTATTCTGGTTGCTCTGCTTATTAAATTCTCGAAACTGCCACAGATCACCGCTGTTGTAGAAGAAGACACAGCTGATGCACCAGACGGGCACCACCGAACATCCGCATTTCAGTATCCGCAGCTGGTACTTGGGATGATCGCGATCTTCGTCTATGTGGGTGTAGAGGTAGCTACCGCAAGTAACCTACCCGCCTATATGGAAAACGACCTTGGTTTTGAAACCAAAGATATTGCGCCTTATATTTCACTTTACTGGGCCTCCCTCATGATTGGTAGATGGGGCGGCGCAGTAGAAGCATTTGACGTGAAAGCTGGCACCAAAAAAATCCTACGGTTCTTAGCACCTTATTTGGCCTTTGGTGTATTTCTGGGAGTAAACGCTATCGCCAAACACGACCTCAGCCCTTTCTATATCTATGGCGCGGTGATATTGGTAATGATTGCGGGTGATATCATGAGTAAAGGAAATCCCGCAAAGATGTTGCTGATTTTCTCGTCTCTTGGCATTCTGGCACTCCTGCTGGGGATGGCAACTACGGGCATGGTTTCGGTGTATGCGTTTACGAGTGTGGGGTTATTCTGTTCTACCCTTTGGCCCTGTATTTTTGCACTCGCCATCAATGGTTTGGGCAAGCATACCAATCAGGGATCCAGTTACTTGATCATGATGATTATGGGGGGCGGTATCGTATCTTGGCTGCAAGGCGTTTTAGCGGATATGACCAATATCCATTTCAGTTATATCATAGGAATTGTATGTTTTGCGTATTTGGCATTTTATGCCATCCGTGTGACTGGCATCCTGAAAGCACAGGGCATTTCATTAGACCAAATAAAAAATGAAAGCGGCCACTAA
- a CDS encoding DUF3810 domain-containing protein: MFYLFSKLDFFINLSAGLFEFQKAVHQRIFAAVHFSVGDVCYIILAGLFIFLIVKMIRRHSRKKYAIITLIMLNVFYFIYQLAWGMLYFQPPIMQQLPKEDITVAEIKSLAIQYLNKCIETRKNVKEDQSGTFKITSLQEIKFEILQQQEAIPLLFNDKKSTGIDAFKPSLFSKIMGFSGILGYYNPFTAEAQYNALLPSTYLPFTLAHESAHQLGFAREHEANFIGYLIGKEATNPELRYSTQYFVLKSLLNALAEEHPDFVKTIIRQYSPGMKRDRAAERKHRETHEGIFEEIFGFTNDLFLKGNRQEGSITYSYFVDLLVRHERLK, translated from the coding sequence TTGTTTTACCTTTTCTCGAAACTCGATTTCTTTATAAATCTAAGCGCCGGTCTATTTGAATTTCAAAAAGCAGTCCACCAAAGAATTTTTGCGGCTGTTCACTTTTCTGTTGGTGATGTATGCTATATCATATTAGCGGGTTTGTTTATTTTTTTAATCGTAAAGATGATACGAAGACACAGCAGAAAGAAATACGCCATCATCACACTTATCATGCTGAACGTCTTCTATTTCATCTATCAACTGGCATGGGGGATGCTGTATTTTCAGCCGCCTATTATGCAACAACTGCCGAAAGAAGACATCACCGTAGCAGAAATTAAAAGTCTGGCTATACAGTATCTGAACAAATGCATAGAAACAAGAAAAAACGTTAAAGAAGACCAGTCGGGTACTTTCAAAATCACAAGCCTTCAGGAAATTAAGTTTGAAATCTTACAGCAGCAGGAAGCAATACCGCTCTTATTTAATGACAAAAAAAGTACAGGAATCGATGCCTTCAAACCAAGCTTATTCAGTAAGATCATGGGATTTTCAGGGATTCTTGGATATTATAATCCCTTTACGGCAGAGGCTCAATATAACGCGCTGCTGCCATCTACTTATCTGCCATTCACCCTGGCGCATGAAAGCGCGCATCAGTTAGGTTTCGCACGCGAACACGAAGCTAATTTCATTGGCTACTTAATCGGAAAAGAAGCAACCAATCCCGAATTGCGGTATTCCACACAATATTTTGTATTGAAATCACTTCTAAATGCACTGGCAGAAGAGCATCCGGATTTTGTAAAGACCATCATCCGACAATACTCCCCCGGAATGAAGCGAGACCGTGCCGCGGAAAGAAAACACCGTGAAACCCATGAAGGGATATTTGAAGAGATATTCGGCTTTACAAACGATCTTTTTTTGAAGGGGAACCGCCAGGAAGGCAGCATTACCTATTCCTACTTTGTGGATTTGCTGGTAAGACATGAACGTTTGAAATAA